From the genome of Thermococcus stetteri, one region includes:
- a CDS encoding winged helix-turn-helix transcriptional regulator: protein MNDKKLNERTQQVLEFIRENPGLSFNEISRRMELAPGVLQYHIHKLEKLGLIVSKRSGLKRHYFPASIFSEREKEILALLSSENVREIIMALIANPGITQMELCDKTGLTPPTINYYMTRLNELGLVENKRDGKFVKYYFTGNEELFLKMIMNYHPSLLAKWADRIVDLFMDFER, encoded by the coding sequence ATGAATGACAAAAAGCTTAATGAGCGGACGCAGCAAGTGCTCGAATTCATCAGAGAAAATCCCGGTCTGAGCTTTAACGAGATATCCCGGAGAATGGAACTAGCTCCCGGAGTTCTCCAGTATCACATCCACAAACTTGAAAAACTTGGGTTGATTGTATCAAAACGAAGTGGCTTAAAAAGGCACTACTTTCCCGCAAGCATTTTTAGTGAGAGAGAAAAGGAAATATTGGCATTGCTTTCAAGTGAAAACGTGAGGGAGATAATAATGGCTCTGATTGCAAACCCAGGAATTACTCAAATGGAGCTGTGCGATAAAACGGGACTTACCCCACCTACTATTAATTACTACATGACGAGACTCAATGAATTAGGGCTGGTTGAAAATAAGAGAGATGGAAAGTTTGTAAAATATTATTTCACAGGAAATGAGGAGCTCTTCCTTAAAATGATCATGAACTATCATCCGAGTTTACTTGCCAAGTGGGCGGATAGAATTGTTGATTTATTCATGGACTTTGAGAGGTGA
- a CDS encoding PepSY domain-containing protein — translation MKWKFNIGLKVVAVIVALIVTVGVGAFAVAASDNTSNSTSDTNSPTYVGSISVPQDVENEKEDQEAKTLQDLAKITVEQAKDSALSVVNGTINKVELGNENGYLVYSVEVKTADGVIKDVKVDAGNGKVLQIDTDNEMNGMEKENEKEKEQAGEKEDDESSADNDNIQEESEQEEG, via the coding sequence GTGAAATGGAAATTCAATATCGGCCTTAAAGTCGTTGCAGTAATTGTAGCATTGATAGTTACAGTAGGAGTTGGTGCCTTTGCAGTAGCGGCTTCAGACAATACGTCCAACAGCACTAGCGATACGAATTCCCCAACTTATGTCGGAAGCATATCAGTACCTCAAGACGTGGAAAATGAAAAAGAAGATCAAGAAGCAAAGACACTTCAGGATCTGGCAAAAATAACCGTGGAACAAGCTAAGGATTCTGCTCTTTCAGTTGTCAATGGAACGATAAATAAAGTGGAACTTGGCAACGAGAACGGCTATTTGGTGTATTCCGTCGAGGTCAAGACTGCGGATGGAGTCATCAAAGACGTGAAAGTCGATGCAGGAAACGGTAAAGTACTTCAAATTGACACCGACAATGAAATGAATGGAATGGAAAAAGAAAACGAAAAAGAAAAAGAACAAGCTGGGGAAAAAGAAGACGATGAATCCTCTGCTGATAACGACAATATTCAAGAAGAATCAGAACAAGAAGAAGGTTAA